The nucleotide sequence TCAGCACGTGCGGGTGCGGCTTCGGCGGACGTCGTTTCACGTGAAACATCCGTGCGGGCCGCGTCCTTCCGGGACGTGTCCTCCGCGCTCGTCGACGGCACCGGAGCCGGGCCGACGTCGGCGCCCTGTTCCTCCTTCACCGGGGCCTCGGCAGCGGGTGCACTCGGAATGAGCGCCCCCAGACCTCGGCCCAGTCCACGTCGTCGTTCGCTCACGATGTTCCTCTCCCTCGCCCGGCAATCCGGACAATTCTAGCCGAGCCACGCGTTCCGACGTGCCGTTTCACGTGGAACGGTGGGTCCCTTGCGCCCGGCGCGGGACGGGAACAGCAGGACGCCCGCCTCCAAGTGGAGACGGGCGTCGGGCGGGGGAGTGGCCGGGAAATGGCCCGGGGCCGCTCTGTCAGCGCTGGGCGCGCTGGGCGATCTCGGCCGCCGCCTCCAGGTAGGACAGCGCCCCCGTGGAACTGGGGTCGTAGCTGATGACGCTCTGCTGGTAGCTCGGCGCCTCCGAGATGCGCACCGAGCGGGGGATCATGGTCTCCAGGACCTCGGCGGGGAAGTGGTTGCGCACCTCTTCGGCCACCTGCGACGCGAGGTTGGTGCGACCGTCGTACATGGTGAGCAGGATCGTCGACACCGACAGCTCGGGGTTCAAGTGCTTCTGGATCATCTCGATGTTCTTGAGCAGCTGACTGAGCCCCTCGAGCGCGTAGTACTCGCACTGGATGGGGATCAGGACCTCGGTGGCCGCGACGAACGCGTTGAGGGTCAGCAGCCCGAGACTCGGCGGGCAGTCGATGAAGACGTAGTCGAGCCGCTCCAGACCGTCGGCCTCGCGCTGCTTCGCGTACGCCTCGAGCGCCCGGCGGAGCCGGTGCTCCCGCGCCACCATGGACACGAGCTCGATCTCCGCGCCGGCCAGATCGATGGTGGCCGGGACGACCCACAGGTTGTCCGCCTCGGCGGACGGCTTCACCGCGTCGGCGATGGGCATCTCGTCGATGAGCACGTCGTAGGTGCTGTCGACCTCCGAGTGGTGTTCCACGCCGAGGGCCGTCGACGCGTTGCCCTGGGGATCGTTGTCGATGACGAGGACGTTCTGCCCCTGTCGGGCGAGGGCCACCGCGATGTTCACCGACGTGCTCGTCTTGCCCACGCCGC is from Kocuria rosea and encodes:
- a CDS encoding ParA family protein — encoded protein: MTTTMAEDTPLGRKLVEETRRRARLKKVQLEKPAATRIFTISNQKGGVGKTSTSVNIAVALARQGQNVLVIDNDPQGNASTALGVEHHSEVDSTYDVLIDEMPIADAVKPSAEADNLWVVPATIDLAGAEIELVSMVAREHRLRRALEAYAKQREADGLERLDYVFIDCPPSLGLLTLNAFVAATEVLIPIQCEYYALEGLSQLLKNIEMIQKHLNPELSVSTILLTMYDGRTNLASQVAEEVRNHFPAEVLETMIPRSVRISEAPSYQQSVISYDPSSTGALSYLEAAAEIAQRAQR